Proteins encoded within one genomic window of Thermococcus celer Vu 13 = JCM 8558:
- a CDS encoding metallophosphoesterase, whose protein sequence is MLIGIMSDTHDNLPAIRKAVELFNGSNVELVIHAGDFVAPFVARELKKLKAPLKGVFGNNDGERKGLYEALGIYDEILELEADGMKIAVTHGTDERIVRALAQSRLYDVVIVGHTHRYEIREAGRTILVNPGEVCGYVSGVRSVAFLDTRKREVRIINLDTGELLGAMSL, encoded by the coding sequence ATGCTGATAGGAATAATGAGCGATACCCACGACAACCTTCCGGCCATTAGGAAGGCGGTCGAGCTGTTCAACGGGAGTAACGTAGAGCTGGTCATCCACGCGGGGGACTTCGTGGCGCCCTTCGTCGCGAGGGAGCTTAAGAAACTCAAGGCACCGCTCAAGGGCGTCTTCGGAAACAACGACGGCGAGCGGAAGGGACTCTACGAGGCGCTCGGCATCTACGACGAGATACTGGAGCTCGAGGCCGACGGCATGAAGATAGCGGTGACCCACGGCACCGACGAGCGCATCGTCCGCGCGCTGGCCCAGAGCAGGCTCTACGATGTCGTGATAGTCGGGCACACGCACCGCTACGAGATACGGGAAGCTGGAAGGACGATACTCGTCAACCCCGGTGAGGTCTGCGGCTACGTCAGCGGCGTTAGGAGCGTCGCCTTCCTCGACACGAGGAAGAGAGAGGTGAGGATAATCAACCTCGACACCGGGGAGCTCCTGGGGGCCATGAGTCTCTAA
- a CDS encoding translation initiation factor IF-2 subunit beta, with product MEVRKVSEKKVDFYDFEGLLDKAYEELPENVKHHDSRFEVPAARVTIAGNRTIIENFVDMAEAMNRDPNHLLKFILREVGTAGTIEGRRVILQGRFTPYLIGNKMKKYIKDYVICPVCGSPDTKIIKKGRFHFLKCEACGAETPIQHL from the coding sequence ATGGAGGTGAGGAAAGTGAGCGAGAAGAAGGTTGACTTTTACGATTTCGAGGGCCTGCTCGACAAGGCTTACGAGGAACTCCCCGAGAACGTCAAGCATCACGATTCCCGTTTCGAGGTTCCCGCCGCGAGGGTCACCATAGCGGGCAACAGGACCATAATCGAGAACTTCGTGGACATGGCCGAGGCCATGAACCGAGACCCGAACCACCTGCTCAAGTTCATCCTGCGCGAGGTCGGAACCGCGGGAACCATAGAGGGCAGACGCGTCATCCTCCAGGGACGCTTCACCCCCTACCTCATAGGCAACAAGATGAAGAAGTACATCAAGGACTACGTCATCTGTCCGGTCTGTGGAAGCCCCGATACAAAGATCATCAAGAAGGGACGCTTCCACTTCCTCAAATGCGAGGCCTGCGGTGCCGAAACGCCCATCCAGCATCTTTAA
- a CDS encoding TatD family hydrolase — MIILDDHFHVDPFHGLFLEAVKQFHRAGGTHLMVVYKSAHDYGFPGLKVEDFMKAMDFHIGLVERINKETPVKAYAVVGVHPAEFAYLAEKRGLKYAKDEVRKALEYAQRLCLEGKAVAIGEIGRPHYEVSPDIWEASIELMKYGMALAKEADCAVQLHTESFDEARFRELGEYVREVGIKPYKVVKHFSPPLVKVAEEVGVFPSVIASRKNIREAISQGNRFMMETDYIDDKSRPGAVLGPKTVPRRTKAFLQNGLFTEEDVYKIHVGNPRKVYGIDPEE, encoded by the coding sequence ATGATAATCCTTGACGACCACTTCCACGTTGATCCCTTCCACGGGCTCTTCCTCGAGGCGGTTAAGCAGTTCCACAGAGCTGGGGGAACGCACCTCATGGTCGTGTACAAGAGCGCCCACGACTACGGCTTTCCCGGGCTCAAGGTGGAGGACTTCATGAAAGCCATGGACTTCCACATCGGGCTCGTCGAGAGGATAAACAAGGAAACTCCCGTGAAGGCCTACGCCGTCGTCGGCGTCCACCCGGCCGAGTTCGCCTACCTCGCGGAGAAGAGGGGGCTCAAGTACGCGAAGGACGAGGTGAGGAAAGCCCTCGAGTACGCCCAGAGGCTCTGCCTCGAGGGGAAGGCGGTAGCCATTGGCGAGATAGGCAGGCCGCATTACGAGGTTTCCCCGGATATCTGGGAGGCGAGCATCGAGCTGATGAAGTACGGGATGGCCTTAGCTAAGGAAGCCGACTGCGCGGTTCAGCTCCACACCGAAAGCTTCGACGAGGCCAGGTTCAGGGAGCTCGGGGAGTACGTTAGGGAGGTCGGGATAAAGCCGTATAAGGTCGTCAAGCACTTCTCACCGCCCCTCGTTAAGGTCGCGGAGGAGGTCGGGGTGTTCCCGAGCGTCATAGCGAGCAGGAAGAACATCAGGGAGGCGATATCGCAGGGCAACCGCTTCATGATGGAGACGGACTACATCGACGACAAGAGCAGGCCAGGTGCGGTTCTCGGCCCGAAAACGGTTCCGCGGAGGACGAAGGCCTTCCTCCAGAACGGGCTCTTCACGGAGGAGGACGTTTACAAAATCCACGTGGGGAACCCGCGGAAGGTCTACGGGATAGACCCCGAGGAATGA
- a CDS encoding CBS domain-containing protein — protein sequence MRVKTLMTPDPVVIELPATREYALELFKRYKVRSFPVIHKKTKTFAGIISVKRLLLHPDEDQLAMLIRREVPTVKPDDDLKKAVRAMLGMDYRRVVVVDDEGHVLGILTVGDIVRRYLAKHEKLKNVTIEKYYQKNVGVVWQGTPIKAALKALLLCNAMAIPVIDDEGNLVGMVDETDLLKDSEVVRVMKQTALTASSEEDWILESNPTLLFEKAELQLPKKPVSEIMNRELIVATPHMSVYDVAQKMSQYHIEQLPVIMGEGDLVGIVRDMDIIKVILNR from the coding sequence ATGCGCGTGAAGACTCTGATGACACCGGATCCAGTCGTGATAGAACTTCCGGCGACGAGGGAATACGCCCTCGAGCTGTTCAAGAGGTATAAGGTAAGGTCATTCCCTGTCATCCACAAAAAAACAAAGACCTTCGCCGGGATCATAAGTGTAAAACGCCTTCTGCTCCACCCGGACGAGGACCAGCTCGCCATGCTGATAAGGCGGGAGGTCCCAACGGTTAAGCCCGACGACGACCTCAAAAAGGCCGTCAGGGCCATGCTCGGCATGGACTACAGGCGCGTCGTGGTGGTTGACGATGAGGGGCACGTCCTTGGGATCCTGACGGTGGGCGACATTGTGAGGCGCTACCTGGCGAAGCACGAGAAGCTGAAGAACGTGACGATCGAGAAATACTACCAGAAAAACGTCGGCGTCGTCTGGCAGGGGACACCGATAAAAGCCGCCCTCAAGGCCCTTCTCCTCTGCAACGCCATGGCGATTCCGGTTATAGACGACGAGGGCAACCTCGTGGGGATGGTGGACGAGACGGACCTCCTCAAGGACAGCGAGGTGGTCAGGGTCATGAAGCAGACCGCCCTCACGGCGTCGAGCGAGGAGGACTGGATACTCGAGAGCAACCCCACCCTGCTCTTCGAGAAGGCCGAGCTCCAGCTCCCCAAGAAGCCCGTCTCGGAGATAATGAACCGCGAACTCATCGTGGCGACGCCCCACATGAGCGTCTACGACGTCGCCCAGAAGATGTCCCAGTACCACATCGAGCAGCTGCCAGTGATAATGGGTGAGGGGGACCTCGTCGGCATCGTCAGGGACATGGACATCATAAAGGTCATCCTCAACAGGTGA
- a CDS encoding sodium ion-translocating decarboxylase subunit beta — protein sequence MAGLEQAIIDFFRGMGLLNLTIGNVIMIVVGLTLVYLAIRYEMEPLLLLPIGISAVLVNLPLSHLVNWPVAPQLPEGMEDNLFATLSYLNQHYGPPGLFDIIYYTLVKTEIVPLLIFFGLGAMTDFGPMIADPKTALLGAAAQIGVFIAMLTAVLLGFTLPQSASIGIIGGADGPTTIYLTTKLAPEILGATAVAAYSYMSLVPLIQPPVIRALTSREERRIRMEQLRPVSKREKILFPIVSMIVIALLVPTAAPLVGMLMIGNLFRESGVVERLSQAAQNELMNIVTIFLGLGVGSTMRADSFLTTQTLEILGLGIVAFASATAGGVLLGKLMMKLSGGKINPMIGAAGVSAVPMSARVVQRMASEEDPGNFILMHAMGPNVAGVIGTAVAAGVLLSVLG from the coding sequence ATGGCAGGACTGGAACAGGCGATAATAGACTTCTTCAGAGGCATGGGACTGCTCAACCTGACCATCGGAAACGTAATCATGATAGTGGTCGGCCTGACGCTGGTGTACCTCGCCATAAGGTACGAGATGGAGCCCCTCCTGTTGCTCCCGATAGGCATCAGCGCGGTTCTCGTTAACCTGCCCCTGAGTCACCTCGTCAACTGGCCGGTTGCACCACAGCTCCCGGAAGGGATGGAGGACAACCTGTTCGCAACCCTGAGCTATCTGAACCAGCACTACGGCCCGCCCGGGCTCTTCGATATAATCTACTACACGCTGGTGAAGACGGAGATAGTGCCCCTGCTCATATTCTTCGGCCTCGGGGCGATGACGGACTTCGGGCCGATGATAGCCGACCCCAAGACTGCCCTCCTCGGCGCGGCGGCCCAGATAGGCGTCTTCATAGCCATGCTGACCGCGGTCCTCCTGGGCTTCACCCTGCCGCAGTCGGCCTCGATAGGCATCATAGGCGGCGCCGACGGACCGACGACCATCTACCTGACCACGAAGCTGGCACCCGAGATACTCGGGGCGACGGCGGTGGCGGCTTACTCCTACATGAGCCTCGTCCCGCTCATCCAGCCGCCCGTCATAAGGGCCCTGACCAGCAGGGAGGAGAGAAGGATACGCATGGAGCAGCTCAGGCCTGTTTCCAAGAGGGAGAAGATACTCTTCCCCATAGTCAGCATGATAGTCATAGCGCTCCTCGTCCCTACCGCGGCACCGCTCGTCGGAATGCTCATGATAGGAAACCTCTTCAGGGAGAGCGGCGTCGTCGAGCGCCTGAGCCAGGCCGCACAGAACGAGCTCATGAACATCGTCACCATCTTCCTCGGACTCGGCGTCGGCTCGACCATGAGGGCGGACAGCTTCCTCACCACCCAGACCCTCGAGATACTCGGGCTCGGGATAGTCGCCTTCGCCAGCGCCACCGCCGGTGGAGTGCTCCTCGGAAAGCTCATGATGAAGCTCTCCGGAGGAAAGATAAACCCGATGATAGGCGCCGCTGGAGTCTCGGCTGTTCCAATGTCCGCCAGGGTCGTCCAGAGGATGGCCAGCGAGGAGGATCCCGGGAACTTCATCCTGATGCACGCGATGGGCCCCAACGTCGCCGGCGTCATAGGAACGGCCGTGGCGGCTGGGGTACTCCTCTCGGTTCTGGGATAG
- a CDS encoding minichromosome maintenance protein MCM, giving the protein MDREEMIERFARFLREYVDDDGNEVYLNRLKDLLTVIPKRSLAVDWTHLNSFDPELAEELLENPEESIAAAEDAIQIVLREPPLLKEEEFRVHARFHNLPRTLLVKELGSEHINRLIQVEGIITRVSEVKPFVQKAVYVCKDCGNEMVRLQKPYGNLVKPAKCDACGSRNIDLDVEKSRFINFQSFRLQDRPESLKGGQMPRFVDAILLDDLVDTALPGDRVLVTGILRVILEGKDKRPIFKKVLEVNHIEQLSKEIEELEISPEDEQRIRELARRKDIVDAIVDSIAPAIWGHKTVKKGIALALFGGVQRTLPDGTKLRGESHVLLVGDPGVAKSQLLRYVSNLAPRAIYTSGKSSSAAGLTAAAVRDEFTGSWVLEAGVLVLADGGFACIDEFDKMSERDRSAIHEALEQQTISISKAGITATLNARTTVIAAANPKFGRFNRHKSLPEQLDLPPTLLSRFDLIFLLLDEPDEKVDSSIAEHILKVRRGEAEAVTPKIPYDLLKKYIAYARKNVHPVLSREAMEEIKRYYVRMRKGFKRPGEDEGVQAIPITARQLEALIRLSEAHARMRLSETVTREDAKAAMAIIEDMIRKIAVDEEGTLDVSILEVGKSSRKINKIDKMIDIIKNLESEGEFGAPEDEIIEAAKGAGLGSEGEIKKLLNDLKRDARIYEPRAGFYRVL; this is encoded by the coding sequence ATGGACAGGGAAGAGATGATAGAGCGCTTCGCCCGCTTCCTGAGGGAGTACGTTGACGACGACGGGAACGAGGTCTACCTGAACAGGCTCAAGGACCTCCTCACGGTAATCCCCAAACGCTCGCTGGCGGTGGACTGGACGCACCTCAACTCCTTCGACCCTGAGCTGGCGGAGGAGCTCCTTGAAAACCCGGAGGAGAGCATAGCCGCGGCCGAGGACGCCATCCAGATCGTCCTCCGAGAGCCGCCCCTCCTCAAGGAGGAGGAGTTCCGGGTTCACGCGAGGTTCCACAACCTCCCCAGGACCCTCCTCGTCAAGGAACTCGGGAGCGAGCACATAAACAGGCTCATCCAGGTGGAGGGTATAATCACCCGCGTGAGCGAGGTCAAACCCTTCGTCCAGAAGGCGGTCTACGTCTGCAAGGACTGCGGCAACGAGATGGTTCGGCTCCAGAAACCCTACGGGAACCTCGTAAAGCCGGCCAAGTGCGACGCCTGCGGCTCGAGGAACATAGACCTGGACGTCGAGAAGAGCCGGTTCATAAACTTCCAGAGCTTCCGCCTTCAGGACAGGCCGGAGAGCTTAAAGGGCGGCCAGATGCCTCGCTTCGTCGATGCGATACTCCTCGATGACCTCGTCGACACGGCCCTGCCCGGCGACAGGGTTCTGGTCACGGGGATCCTGCGCGTCATACTCGAGGGGAAGGACAAGAGGCCGATATTCAAGAAGGTCCTCGAGGTGAACCACATAGAGCAACTCAGCAAGGAGATTGAAGAGCTTGAGATCTCGCCGGAGGACGAGCAGAGGATCAGGGAGCTGGCGAGGAGGAAGGACATCGTCGACGCGATAGTCGATTCGATAGCCCCCGCCATCTGGGGCCACAAAACGGTCAAGAAGGGCATCGCCTTGGCCCTCTTCGGGGGCGTCCAGAGAACCCTGCCCGATGGAACGAAGCTGAGGGGGGAAAGCCACGTCCTGCTCGTGGGAGATCCGGGCGTTGCCAAGAGCCAGCTCCTCCGCTACGTCTCCAACCTGGCACCGAGGGCCATCTACACGAGCGGAAAGAGCTCGAGCGCCGCGGGTTTAACAGCGGCGGCAGTTAGGGACGAGTTCACGGGCTCGTGGGTCCTCGAGGCGGGGGTTCTGGTCTTGGCCGACGGCGGATTCGCATGCATAGACGAGTTCGACAAGATGAGCGAGCGCGACAGGAGCGCGATACACGAGGCGCTCGAGCAGCAGACGATAAGCATATCCAAGGCCGGAATCACCGCAACCCTGAACGCGAGGACGACGGTGATAGCGGCCGCGAATCCGAAGTTCGGGCGCTTCAACCGCCACAAGTCCCTCCCGGAGCAGCTCGACCTCCCGCCGACGTTGCTCAGCCGTTTCGACCTCATCTTCCTGCTCCTCGACGAACCGGACGAGAAGGTGGACTCGAGCATAGCGGAGCACATCCTGAAGGTTAGGAGGGGGGAGGCCGAGGCCGTAACCCCCAAGATACCCTACGACCTCCTGAAGAAGTACATCGCCTACGCCAGGAAGAACGTTCACCCCGTTCTAAGCCGGGAGGCCATGGAGGAGATAAAGCGATACTACGTGAGGATGAGGAAGGGCTTCAAGAGACCCGGCGAGGACGAGGGCGTGCAGGCCATCCCGATAACGGCGAGACAGCTCGAGGCGCTGATAAGGCTCAGCGAGGCCCACGCGAGGATGCGGTTGAGCGAGACGGTGACGCGGGAGGACGCGAAGGCGGCGATGGCCATAATCGAGGACATGATAAGGAAGATCGCCGTCGACGAGGAGGGAACGCTGGACGTCTCGATACTCGAGGTGGGCAAGAGCTCCAGGAAGATAAACAAGATAGATAAGATGATCGACATCATAAAGAACCTTGAGAGCGAGGGCGAGTTCGGGGCACCGGAGGACGAGATAATCGAGGCGGCGAAGGGGGCCGGTCTTGGTTCGGAGGGCGAGATAAAGAAGCTCCTCAACGACCTCAAGCGCGACGCCAGGATATACGAGCCGCGCGCCGGTTTCTACCGCGTGCTCTGA
- the pbp11 gene encoding tRNA-binding protein Pbp11 → MELSILRRLLGKRDDNEIGVASRNPVGRFRVERSLKVSSRQVLIGEVIEGIIYTGYKVKGRAVSPIMKIERDHMEIDFAIAGDRVALMLEHEIPCEEGEGLEVYQS, encoded by the coding sequence GTGGAGCTGAGCATTCTACGCCGTCTCCTCGGAAAAAGGGATGACAACGAAATAGGGGTGGCCTCCAGAAACCCGGTGGGAAGGTTCAGGGTTGAAAGGTCACTTAAGGTTTCCTCGAGGCAGGTCCTGATCGGCGAGGTCATCGAAGGAATAATTTACACCGGCTACAAGGTGAAGGGAAGGGCAGTTAGTCCGATAATGAAAATTGAGAGGGACCACATGGAGATAGACTTCGCGATCGCGGGTGATAGGGTCGCCCTGATGCTGGAACACGAAATCCCGTGCGAAGAGGGGGAGGGGCTCGAGGTCTATCAATCCTGA
- a CDS encoding acetyl-CoA carboxylase biotin carboxyl carrier protein subunit: MAKVKVIVDGVEYEVEVEELGAGGFKVAFDGKEYTVEAKGLGIDVGALSSVQAPASSVPAQVPAAAPVAPVSTPAPAAPATPSAAPGGEGVVTAPMPGKILRILVKEGDSVKTGQGLLVLEAMKMENEIPSPKDGVIKKILVKEGDTVDTGQALIELG; the protein is encoded by the coding sequence ATGGCGAAGGTCAAGGTCATCGTCGATGGTGTTGAGTACGAGGTCGAGGTTGAGGAACTCGGGGCCGGAGGTTTCAAGGTCGCATTTGACGGGAAGGAGTACACGGTCGAGGCCAAGGGACTGGGGATAGACGTGGGCGCCCTGAGCTCGGTTCAGGCCCCCGCTTCCTCGGTTCCAGCGCAGGTTCCAGCCGCGGCTCCCGTTGCCCCTGTTTCAACCCCCGCCCCTGCGGCTCCAGCAACTCCTTCGGCGGCTCCGGGTGGTGAGGGTGTTGTTACGGCTCCGATGCCGGGGAAGATCCTCAGGATCCTCGTGAAGGAAGGAGATTCAGTGAAAACCGGACAGGGGTTGCTCGTGTTAGAGGCAATGAAGATGGAGAACGAGATTCCATCCCCAAAAGACGGCGTAATCAAAAAAATCCTCGTAAAAGAAGGCGACACCGTGGACACGGGACAGGCACTCATAGAACTCGGGTGA
- a CDS encoding carboxyl transferase domain-containing protein, which yields MGMEEKVSELYERKRKVLEMGGEKAVEKQHAKGKLTARERIEKLLDPGSFVEIGAFVRHRATEFGMDKRELPADGVITGYGTIDGRLVFVFAQDFTVMGGSLGEMHAAKIKRIMELALEAGAPVIGLNDSGGARIQEGVDSLKGYGEIFKMNTLLSGVVPQITAIMGPCAGGAVYSPAIGDFILMVDNPASFMFITGPQVVKAVTGVEVTPIQLGGAMVHAQRSGQAHLIGKSDEEVLALIRRLVGYLPSNNMEKPPRVKTNDPPFRKTENLYSIVPDDPNKGYDVRGVIYEIVDRDANGNPDFLEILPYFAPNAVVGFGRMNGQTVGIVANNPIHLAGVLDIDSSDKIARFVRTCDAYNIPIVTLVDVPGYLPGTQQEYGGIIRHGAKVLYAYSEATVPMVTVILRKAYGGAYLAMGSKHLGADFVFAWPTAEIAVMGPEGAANIIFRKEIAAAENPEEVRQQKIAEYRERFANPYVAASRGYIDDVIDPAETRGRVIMALEAMESKRVKLPPKKHGNIPL from the coding sequence ATGGGCATGGAAGAGAAGGTTAGCGAACTGTATGAGAGAAAGAGGAAGGTTCTCGAAATGGGCGGCGAAAAGGCCGTCGAGAAACAGCACGCAAAGGGCAAGCTCACCGCCCGCGAGAGGATCGAGAAGCTCCTCGACCCGGGAAGCTTCGTAGAGATAGGAGCCTTCGTCAGGCACCGCGCGACGGAGTTCGGCATGGATAAGAGGGAGCTACCCGCGGACGGCGTCATCACGGGCTACGGTACCATCGATGGGAGGCTCGTCTTTGTGTTCGCCCAGGATTTCACCGTCATGGGCGGCTCCCTCGGCGAGATGCACGCGGCTAAGATCAAGCGCATCATGGAGCTGGCGCTGGAAGCGGGGGCCCCCGTTATAGGCCTCAACGATTCCGGCGGGGCGAGGATACAGGAGGGCGTCGATTCCCTGAAGGGCTACGGCGAGATCTTCAAGATGAACACCCTCCTGAGCGGCGTCGTTCCCCAGATTACGGCCATCATGGGCCCCTGTGCCGGTGGGGCCGTTTACAGCCCGGCCATAGGCGACTTCATCCTGATGGTGGACAACCCCGCGAGCTTCATGTTCATCACCGGCCCGCAGGTCGTCAAGGCCGTAACGGGCGTCGAGGTTACTCCCATACAGCTCGGTGGAGCCATGGTTCACGCCCAGCGCTCGGGACAGGCCCACCTCATCGGGAAGAGCGACGAGGAGGTTCTTGCCCTCATAAGGAGGCTCGTTGGTTACCTACCGTCCAACAACATGGAGAAGCCGCCGAGGGTCAAGACGAACGATCCCCCCTTCAGGAAGACCGAGAACCTCTACTCAATCGTCCCGGACGACCCGAACAAGGGCTACGACGTGAGGGGGGTGATATACGAGATAGTCGACAGGGACGCGAACGGGAACCCCGACTTCCTCGAGATACTGCCCTACTTCGCCCCGAACGCGGTTGTCGGCTTCGGGAGGATGAACGGGCAGACGGTCGGTATAGTGGCCAACAACCCGATACACCTTGCGGGAGTCCTCGACATAGACAGCTCCGATAAGATAGCCCGCTTCGTGAGGACCTGCGACGCCTACAACATCCCGATAGTCACGCTCGTCGACGTTCCTGGCTACCTCCCCGGGACCCAGCAGGAGTACGGGGGAATCATAAGGCACGGCGCCAAGGTCCTCTACGCCTACTCCGAGGCGACGGTTCCGATGGTCACCGTCATCCTGAGGAAGGCCTACGGTGGGGCATACCTGGCGATGGGGAGCAAGCACCTCGGCGCGGACTTCGTCTTCGCCTGGCCAACCGCGGAGATAGCCGTCATGGGGCCGGAGGGAGCGGCGAACATCATATTCAGAAAGGAGATTGCCGCGGCCGAGAACCCCGAGGAGGTCCGCCAGCAGAAGATAGCAGAGTACCGCGAGCGCTTCGCCAACCCCTACGTCGCCGCCTCGCGCGGTTACATCGACGACGTCATCGACCCGGCCGAGACGAGGGGCAGGGTGATAATGGCCCTCGAGGCGATGGAGAGCAAGCGCGTCAAGCTCCCGCCGAAGAAGCACGGCAACATACCGCTGTGA
- a CDS encoding OadG family protein, with amino-acid sequence MQAFIEGLDITVLGVTVVFAVLAILALVLYFVGWLERRLIERETVAPVPAPEEKAREEKAEEEKPVVPPRDLAVITAAILAYTAEKAAQLRPLPFRRKVSDAWRLYGVQSSMEEVENFNYELGEW; translated from the coding sequence ATGCAGGCGTTCATAGAGGGGCTGGACATCACCGTCCTCGGAGTCACCGTGGTCTTCGCGGTCCTCGCCATTTTAGCACTCGTCCTTTACTTCGTTGGGTGGCTGGAGAGACGGCTCATCGAGAGGGAAACGGTGGCACCTGTTCCCGCTCCGGAGGAGAAGGCCAGGGAAGAGAAGGCAGAGGAGGAGAAACCGGTCGTACCCCCGAGGGACCTCGCGGTCATAACCGCCGCTATCTTGGCCTACACGGCCGAGAAGGCCGCACAGCTCAGGCCCTTACCATTCAGGAGGAAGGTTTCAGATGCATGGCGCCTCTACGGCGTCCAGTCGAGCATGGAGGAAGTGGAGAACTTTAACTACGAACTCGGGGAGTGGTGA
- the rtcA gene encoding RNA 3'-terminal phosphate cyclase, translating into MEWVEIDGSYGEGGGQILRTAVALSVITGRPVRITRIRANRSNPGLRPQHLHGIVALKELSNARVKGAQVGSTYLEFVPGDARPKHVRVPIKTAGSVTLVLQALLPAMAFTGGSFEVTGGTDVPWSPPVDYLKNVTLHALERMGLRVELEVRRRGHYPKGGGLVVGRVEPWEERRPLIALEWRRIERFSGISHATNLPSHVAERQAKAAEERLGELYNVPVEIEREVSRSLGPGSGVVVWAETDGLRLGGDALGKRGKPAEVVGREAADELVEALTPGKAVDRFLGDQLIPFLAFAGGEIGVSEITSHLATNVWVVERFLGRTFEVEGDVGEPGVVRVVRRAGV; encoded by the coding sequence ATGGAGTGGGTTGAGATAGACGGTTCCTACGGCGAGGGCGGTGGGCAGATACTGAGAACGGCGGTCGCCCTTTCGGTCATCACGGGAAGGCCGGTTCGGATAACCCGAATACGGGCCAACCGCTCCAACCCGGGTCTGAGGCCCCAGCACCTCCACGGAATCGTGGCCCTGAAGGAGCTGAGCAACGCGAGGGTTAAAGGAGCTCAGGTCGGTTCCACCTATCTGGAGTTCGTCCCCGGGGATGCCCGACCGAAGCACGTCAGGGTCCCGATAAAGACCGCCGGCAGTGTAACGCTCGTCCTTCAGGCTCTGCTTCCGGCGATGGCATTCACCGGCGGGAGCTTCGAGGTAACCGGCGGCACCGACGTTCCCTGGAGTCCACCCGTGGACTACCTGAAGAACGTAACCCTCCACGCCCTTGAACGGATGGGCCTTAGGGTTGAGCTCGAGGTAAGGCGGCGCGGTCACTACCCGAAGGGCGGCGGGCTTGTAGTTGGTAGGGTCGAGCCGTGGGAGGAGAGGAGACCGCTCATAGCCCTTGAGTGGAGGAGGATAGAGCGCTTCTCCGGTATAAGCCACGCGACAAACCTACCTTCCCACGTTGCCGAGAGGCAGGCAAAAGCGGCCGAGGAGAGGCTCGGGGAGCTCTACAACGTTCCCGTGGAGATCGAGAGGGAGGTCTCGCGCTCGCTCGGGCCGGGGAGCGGCGTAGTCGTGTGGGCCGAGACGGATGGTCTGAGGCTCGGAGGCGACGCCCTCGGAAAACGGGGAAAACCCGCTGAAGTCGTCGGGAGGGAAGCGGCGGACGAGCTTGTGGAGGCACTGACGCCCGGAAAAGCCGTCGATAGGTTCCTCGGCGACCAGCTGATACCGTTCCTGGCCTTCGCGGGCGGGGAAATCGGGGTTTCGGAGATAACGAGCCACCTCGCCACCAACGTCTGGGTCGTGGAGCGCTTTCTGGGGAGAACCTTCGAGGTGGAGGGTGACGTCGGAGAGCCGGGGGTCGTGAGGGTGGTGAGGAGGGCTGGGGTTTAG